From Glycine soja cultivar W05 chromosome 4, ASM419377v2, whole genome shotgun sequence, the proteins below share one genomic window:
- the LOC114410479 gene encoding E3 ubiquitin-protein ligase RNF170-like isoform X1, producing the protein MDSGPPANDLCSVCHGNFHIPCQANCSHWFCGNCIMLVWQHGSVGCSCKCPLCRRAISLLVPTEESLRQQQDPEVSQILSKIHAYNRFFGGQPTTLYQRLRDLPFLLHRLLREFLHPHRSLPLLIRARVFVVMIASVIYLFSPIDIIPEGILGVVGFLDDLLIVLICFLHVAALYRSVLYLRHGGS; encoded by the exons ATGGATTCAGGTCCTCCGGCGAACGATTTGTGTTCAGTGTGCCATGGCAACTTTCATATTCCATGCCAAGCCAATTGTTCTCACTGGTTTTGCG GAAATTGCATAATGCTTGTGTGGCAGCACGGATCAGTGGGTTGTTCATGCAAGTGCCCACTGTGTCGTCGAGCCATCAGTCTCTTAGTCCCCACAGAAGAGTCTCTGAGGCAACAGCAGGACCCCGAAGTTTCCCAGATTCTGTCAAAGATTCATGCCTATAACCGTTTCTTCGGTGGCCAACCCACCACTCTCTATCAGAGACTGCGAGATCTTCCCTTTCTCTTGCACAGGCTGCTCAGGGAATTCCTCCACCCTCACAGATCCCTTCCTCTTCTCATTCGCGCTCGCGTCTTTGTTGTT ATGATAGCGAGTGTTATATACCTCTTCAGCCCTATTGACATCATTCCTGAAG GGATATTAGGAGTAGTTGGTTTCTTAGATGATCTCCTAATTGTGCTCATCTGCTTCCTACATGTTGCTGCCCTTTATAGATCAGTACTCTACCTCCGTCATGGGGGTTCCTGA
- the LOC114410479 gene encoding E3 ubiquitin-protein ligase RNF170-like isoform X2: protein MDSGPPANDLCSVCHGNFHIPCQANCSHWFCGNCIMLVWQHGSVGCSCKCPLCRRAISLLVPTEESLRQQQDPEVSQILSKIHAYNRFFGGQPTTLYQRLRDLPFLLHRLLREFLHPHRSLPLLIRARVFVVMIASVIYLFSPIDIIPEGVVGFLDDLLIVLICFLHVAALYRSVLYLRHGGS, encoded by the exons ATGGATTCAGGTCCTCCGGCGAACGATTTGTGTTCAGTGTGCCATGGCAACTTTCATATTCCATGCCAAGCCAATTGTTCTCACTGGTTTTGCG GAAATTGCATAATGCTTGTGTGGCAGCACGGATCAGTGGGTTGTTCATGCAAGTGCCCACTGTGTCGTCGAGCCATCAGTCTCTTAGTCCCCACAGAAGAGTCTCTGAGGCAACAGCAGGACCCCGAAGTTTCCCAGATTCTGTCAAAGATTCATGCCTATAACCGTTTCTTCGGTGGCCAACCCACCACTCTCTATCAGAGACTGCGAGATCTTCCCTTTCTCTTGCACAGGCTGCTCAGGGAATTCCTCCACCCTCACAGATCCCTTCCTCTTCTCATTCGCGCTCGCGTCTTTGTTGTT ATGATAGCGAGTGTTATATACCTCTTCAGCCCTATTGACATCATTCCTGAAG GAGTAGTTGGTTTCTTAGATGATCTCCTAATTGTGCTCATCTGCTTCCTACATGTTGCTGCCCTTTATAGATCAGTACTCTACCTCCGTCATGGGGGTTCCTGA
- the LOC114410480 gene encoding coatomer subunit alpha-1-like: MLTKFETKSNRVKGLSFHKKRPWILASLHSGVIQLWDYRMGTLVDRFEEHEGPVRGVHFHDSQPLFVSGGDDYKIKLWNYKLHRCLFSLLGHLDYVRTVQFHHESPWIVSASDDQTIRIWNWQSRTCISVLTGHNHYVMCASFHPRDDLLVSASLDQTLRVWDISPLRKKSPSSDDMPFGSPDAVVKYVLEGHDRGVNWASFHPALPLIVSAADDRQLKLWRMNDTKAWEVDTLRGHMNNVSCVLFHAKQDIIVSNSEDKSIRVWDATKRTGIQTFRREHDRFWILAAHPEMNLLAAGHDSGMIVFKLERERPAFAVSGDALFYTRDRFLRFYEFSTQRETQVLPIRRPGSPSLNQSPRTLSYSPSENAVLLCSDIDGGSYELYCISKDGYGRGDLQDAKKGVGVSAVFVARNRFAVLDRSSNQVLLKNLKNEIVKKTVLPIATDAIFYAGTGNLICRSEDRVVLFDLQQRIVLGELQTPFVKYIVWSSDMETVALLSKHAIIIANKKLVHQCTLHETIRVKSGAWDDNGVFIYTTLNHIKYCLPNGDSGIIKTLDVPIYITKVSGNTIFCLDRDGKKRAIAIDSTEYIFKLSLLKKKYDHVMNMIKNSQLCGQAVIAYLQQKGFPEVALHFVNDERIRFNLALESGNIQIAVASATAIDEKDYWYRLGVEALRQGNAGIVEYAYQRTKNFERLSFLYLITGNLEKLSKMLKIAEVKNDVMGQFHNAMYMGDVRERVKILENVGHLPLAYITASVHGLHDVAERLAAELGNNVPSLPGGKVPSLLMPPSPLTCGGDWPLLRVMRGLFDGGLDNMNRGAADEEYEAADADWGEELDLVDVDDLQNGEVAAILEDGEVADENEEEGGWEMEDLELPPEADTPKAFLGTRSVFVAPTPGLPVSQIWIQKSSLAADHAAAGNFDTAMRLLNRQLGITNFSPLRSTFLDLSTGSHSYLRAFSSAPVISFAIERGWTESSSANVRGLPALPLRLPQLDERLRAGYKSTTAGKFTEALKAFTSILHAIPLIVVESRREVDEVKELIIIVKEYVLGLQMELKRREMKDNLTRQQELAAYFTHCNLQTPHLRLALLNAMTVCFKAKNLASAANFARRLLETNPTVETQAKTARKVLAAAETNMTDAKPLNYDFRNPFVTCGATYVPIYRGQKDVSCPYCTSRFVPSQEGQQCTVCDLAVVGADASGLLCSPSQIR; this comes from the exons ATGTTGACGAAATTCGAGACGAAGAGCAACCGTGTGAAGGGCCTGAGCTTCCACAAGAAGCGTCCATGGATCCTTGCGAGCCTCCACAGCGGCGTGATCCAGCTGTGGGACTACCGCATGGGCACCCTGGTCGATCGCTTCGAGGAGCACGAGGGCCCCGTCCGTGGCGTCCACTTCCACGACTCCCAGCCCCTCTTCGTCTCCGGCGGCGACGACTACAAGATCAAGCTGTGGAACTACAAGCTCCACCGCTGCCTCTTCAGCCTCCTGGGCCACCTTGATTACGTCCGCACCGTCCAGTTCCACCACGAGAGCCCCTGGATCGTCTCCGCCAGCGACGACCAGACCATCCGTATCTGGAACTGGCAGTCCCGCACCTGCATTTCCGTCCTCACCGGCCACAACCACTACGTCATGTGCGCCTCTTTCCATCCCCGCGACGATCTCCTCGTCTCCGCCTCCCTCGATCAGACCCTCCGTGTTTGGGACATCTCCCCTCTCAGGAAGAAATCCCCCTCCTCCGACGACATGCCTTTTGGCTCCCCCGACGCCGTCGTCAAGTACGTCTTGGAGGGACACGATCGGGGCGTCAATTGGGCCTCCTTTCACCCCGCTCTCCCCCTCATCGTCTCCGCCGCCGATGACCGCCAGCTCAAGCTCTGGAGAATGAACG ATACGAAGGCATGGGAGGTGGATACTTTGAGAGGGCACATGAATAATGTGTCATGTGTTCTTTTTCATGCCAAGCAGGATATTATTGTGTCCAACTCTGAGGACAAGAGTATTCGGGTGTGGGATGCGACCAAGAGGACTGGGATCCAGACGTTTCGCAGGGAGCATGATCGGTTTTGGATTCTGGCTGCACATCCTGAAATGAATCTGTTGGCGGCCGGTCATGATAGTGGGATGATTGTGTTTAAGTTGGAGAGGGAAAGGCCTGCGTTTGCTGTGAGTGGTGATGCTTTGTTCTATACTAGGGACCGGTTTTTGAGGTTCTATGAGTTTTCGACACAGAGAGAGACACAGGTGCTGCCAATTCGGCGGCCTGGATCTCCAAGTCTTAATCAGAGTCCAAGGACTCTTTCTTATAGTCCGAGTGAAAATGCAGTTCTGCTCTGTTCAGATATAGATGGTGGATCTTATGAGCTGTATTGCATATCCAAGGATGGCTATGGCAGGGGTGATTTGCAGGATGCCAAGAAAGGTGTTGGAGTATCAGCAGTTTTCGTGGCTCGGAATAGGTTTGCTGTGCTTGACAGAAGCAGCAACCAAGTCCttttgaaaaatctcaagaatgAGATTGTTAAAAAGACTGTTCTTCCTATTGCCACTGATGCTATATTCTATGCAGGAACGGGCAACTTGATTTGTAGGTCAGAGGATAGGGTTGTCCTGTTTGATCTTCAGCAGAGAATTGTTCTTGGTGAACTCCAGACCCCTTTTGTCAAGTATATTGTCTGGTCTAGTGATATGGAAACTGTTGCTTTGCTCAGCAAACATGCCATTATCATTGCTAACAAGAAGCTTGTGCACCAATGCACTCTCCATGAGACCATTCGTGTAAAAAGTGGAGCCTGGGATGACAATGGTGTTTTCATCTACACGACATTAAATCACATCAAATACTGCCTTCCCAATGGAGATAGTGGGATAATAAAGACATTGGATGTCCCCATTTACATCACTAAGGTTTCTGGAAACACCATCTTCTGCTTGGATCGGGATGGGAAGAAAAGAGCCATAGCTATTGATTCgactgaatatatttttaaactctccttgttgaagaaaaaatatgacCATGTCATGAACATGATAAAGAATTCGCAGCTTTGTGGGCAGGCTGTGATTGCTTATCTCCAGCAAAAAGGCTTTCCTGAGGTTGCCCTCCATTTTGTGAATGATGAGAGAATACGGTTCAATTTGGCGTTGGAGAGTGGAAACATTCAAATTGCTGTTGCGTCAGCTACAGCGATTGATGAGAAAGATTACTGGTACCGTTTAGGGGTTGAGGCTCTTCGTCAGGGTAATGCTGGGATTGTGGAGTATGCATATCAGCGTACCAAAAATTTTGAGAGATTATCTTTCCTTTATCTCATCACGGGTAACTTGGAGAAACTTTCGAAGATGCTGAAAATTGCTGAAGTAAAGAATGATGTAATGGGCCAGTTTCACAATGCCATGTATATGGGTGATGTCCGAGAACGGGTTAAAATCTTGGAGAATGTGGGTCATTTGCCTCTTGCTTACATCACCGCATCAGTCCATGGGCTACATGATGTTGCCGAACGGCTTGCAGCTGAACTTGGGAACAATGTTCCATCTTTACCCGGGGGAAAAGTACCGTCTCTTTTAATGCCACCGTCACCGCTCACATGTGGTGGTGATTGGCCCCTTCTTAGGGTCATGCGAGGCTTATTTGATGGCGGGCTTGACAACATGAATCGGGGTGCCGCTGATGAAGAATACGAGGCAGCTGATGCTGATTGGGGTGAGGAGCTTGACTTGGTTGATGTGGATGACTTACAAAATGGGGAAGTTGCTGCAATTTTGGAGGATGGGGAAGTGGCagatgaaaatgaagaagaggGTGGATGGGAGATGGAAGATTTAGAGCTGCCCCCTGAAGCTGACACCCCAAAGGCTTTTCTCGGTACAAGATCTGTTTTTGTGGCTCCAACCCCTGGCTTGCCTGTAAGCCAGATATGGATTCAGAAATCGTCTCTTGCAGCAGATCATGCAGCTGCTGGCAACTTTGATACTGCAATGCGGTTACTGAACCGTCAGCTTGGGATAACAAACTTTTCTCCCTTGAGATCCACATTTCTTGATCTTAGTACTGGCAGTCATTCCTATCTGCGTGCATTTTCATCTGCTCCGGTGATATCTTTTGCCATTGAAAGAGGTTGGACTGAGTCATCAAGTGCAAATGTAAGAGGCCTGCCAGCATTGCCTCTCAGACTGCCACAATTGGATGAAAGGCTCAGAGCTGGTTATAAGTCAACAACTGCCGGGAAATTTACCGAGGCTCTTAAGGCATTCACCAGTATTCTTCATGCTATTCCCTTGATTGTGGTTGAGTCAAGGAGAGAAGTAGATGAGGTGAAGGAATTAATCATCATAGTCAAAGAATATGTTTTGGGTTTGCAGATGGAGTTGAAGAGAAGAGAAATGAAGGACAATCTAACTCGGCAGCAGGAGCTTGCAGCTTATTTCACTCACTGCAACCTTCAAACCCCACATTTGAGGCTAGCTTTGTTGAATGCAATGACTGTGTGCTTCAAGGCAAAGAACCTTGCCTCAGCTGCTAACTTTGCCAGGAGGCTGCTTGAGACCAATCCTACTGTTGAAACCCAAGCCAAGACAGCAAGAAAAGTGCTTGCAGCTGCAGAGACAAATATGACTGATGCCAAACCATTGAACTATGATTTCAGAAACCCATTTGTTACTTGTGGTGCAACCTATGTGCCCATCTATCGAGGACAAAAGGATGTCTCTTGCCCTTACTGCACTTCCCGTTTTGTGCCAAGCCAAGAGGGACAGCAATGTACTGTGTGTGATCTTGCAGTGGTCGGGGCAGATGCTTCTGGATTGCTGTGTTCACCTTCCCAGATACGTTGA